A region from the Candidatus Magasanikbacteria bacterium genome encodes:
- a CDS encoding prepilin-type N-terminal cleavage/methylation domain-containing protein — MKIKEYLEKRKGFTLIELLLVIAIIAILALLIFVALNPAKRFKDARDARRFSDVNNILQAVKVDQIDNGGTYLTTITNTTVGQVYLIGTCVTGATASNVTSFCTTDPTQSVCVDISDMVTQGYLGSIPISPNGDGAWSASITGYTLEKSSADLVTIRACEHELSAEVELSR, encoded by the coding sequence ATGAAAATTAAAGAGTACTTAGAAAAAAGAAAAGGTTTTACTTTAATCGAATTACTTTTAGTTATTGCAATTATTGCAATTCTGGCTCTTTTAATTTTTGTAGCTCTAAATCCTGCAAAGCGTTTTAAAGATGCAAGAGATGCAAGAAGATTTTCAGATGTAAATAACATTCTTCAGGCTGTTAAGGTGGATCAAATTGACAACGGCGGTACATACCTTACTACAATTACAAACACAACTGTTGGGCAGGTTTATCTTATCGGAACTTGTGTGACTGGGGCTACAGCTTCAAATGTGACAAGTTTTTGTACTACAGATCCAACACAGTCTGTCTGTGTGGATATTTCAGATATGGTGACACAGGGATACTTGGGCTCAATCCCTATTAGTCCAAATGGAGACGGTGCTTGGTCTGCATCTATTACAGGTTATACTCTGGAAAAATCATCTGCAGATCTTGTGACTATTCGTGCTTGTGAGCACGAGCTTAGCGCAGAGGTAGAGCTGAGTAGATAG
- a CDS encoding prepilin-type N-terminal cleavage/methylation domain-containing protein, which yields MQMKKTLAKAKGFTLIELLLVIAIIAILALLIFVALDPATRFADARDSRRFSDVNNILTAIKVDQVDNKGPYLASITSATASEVYMVGTCTTGATTTVTNYLCTTEPTQDACADLTGLVTDGYLGSIPISPDGTATWSAANTGYTIAKAANGSVTIRACEDENTTEITLTR from the coding sequence ATGCAAATGAAAAAAACTTTGGCAAAAGCAAAAGGTTTCACTTTAATCGAATTGCTTTTGGTAATCGCAATTATTGCGATTTTGGCTCTTTTAATTTTTGTAGCGTTAGATCCTGCAACTAGGTTTGCAGACGCTCGTGATTCAAGAAGGTTCTCGGATGTAAATAATATTTTGACCGCAATTAAGGTTGACCAGGTGGATAATAAAGGTCCGTACCTAGCTAGTATTACTAGTGCGACAGCTTCCGAGGTTTATATGGTCGGTACTTGTACTACTGGAGCAACAACCACAGTAACAAATTATCTTTGTACAACAGAACCAACTCAAGATGCTTGTGCAGACTTAACCGGACTTGTGACAGATGGTTATTTAGGATCTATTCCTATAAGTCCTGATGGTACCGCAACATGGTCAGCTGCAAACACAGGATACACTATTGCAAAAGCTGCAAATGGGTCTGTAACTATTAGAGCTTGTGAAGATGAGAACACAACAGAGATTACTTTAACTCGTTAG